In Flavobacterium sp. N3904, one DNA window encodes the following:
- a CDS encoding SPFH domain-containing protein → MNITFIFIIVFGLIIFLSSFFTVKQQTSIIIERFGKFLSVRNSGLQFKIPLIDRIAGRVNLRIQQLDVLIETKTKDNVFIKMKVSVQFKVIQDHVYEAFYKLEYPHDQITAYVFDVVRAEVPKLILDDVFERKDDIAIGVKRELNEAMMTYGYDIINTLVTDIDPDIQVKNAMNRINAADREKTAAMFESEAQRIRIVAKAKAEAESKKLQGQGIADQRREIARGLVESVEVLNNVGINSQEASALIVITQHYDTLQAIGADTNSNLILLPNSPQAASDMLNSMVTSFTASNIIGEQMKKQPKRIKKPDTTAIDYNPSDTSNTTEPA, encoded by the coding sequence ATGAACATTACCTTTATTTTTATAATCGTCTTCGGATTGATTATTTTTCTTTCCTCTTTTTTTACCGTAAAACAGCAAACAAGTATTATCATTGAACGTTTTGGAAAATTTCTAAGCGTAAGAAATTCTGGATTGCAATTCAAAATTCCTTTGATTGACCGAATTGCAGGACGAGTAAATTTAAGAATACAGCAATTAGATGTTTTAATTGAAACCAAAACAAAAGACAACGTATTCATCAAAATGAAAGTTTCAGTACAATTTAAAGTTATTCAAGATCATGTTTATGAAGCTTTTTATAAATTAGAATATCCACACGATCAAATTACCGCTTATGTATTTGACGTTGTACGTGCCGAAGTTCCAAAGTTAATTTTAGATGATGTTTTCGAAAGAAAAGATGATATAGCAATAGGTGTGAAACGCGAATTGAACGAAGCGATGATGACTTATGGTTATGACATAATCAATACATTGGTTACCGATATTGATCCAGATATTCAAGTAAAAAATGCCATGAACAGAATCAATGCTGCCGATAGAGAAAAAACTGCGGCAATGTTCGAATCTGAAGCACAAAGAATTAGAATTGTAGCCAAAGCCAAAGCAGAAGCAGAAAGCAAAAAACTTCAAGGTCAAGGTATTGCAGACCAACGTAGAGAAATTGCCCGTGGTTTGGTAGAAAGTGTAGAAGTGTTAAATAACGTTGGTATTAATTCGCAAGAAGCTTCTGCATTAATTGTCATTACTCAGCACTATGATACTTTACAGGCTATTGGTGCCGATACAAATTCAAATTTGATATTGTTACCAAACTCTCCTCAAGCAGCAAGTGATATGCTAAACAGTATGGTAACTAGTTTTACCGCTTCTAACATTATTGGAGAACAAATGAAAAAACAACCAAAAAGAATAAAAAAACCAGATACAACAGCTATTGATTATAATCCATCTGATACTTCAAATACAACTGAACCAGCATAA
- a CDS encoding competence protein, with translation MAFDKIKENTENIQDQVQAYFESSASYYKLWGFKVAMKSTTMILKFTLILLCISMVLLFGSIAAAFAIGSYYDSYAKGFLIVGGFYFVTTLLIAMIKDKVIEGPILAKFSEIFFND, from the coding sequence ATGGCTTTTGATAAAATAAAAGAAAATACTGAAAATATTCAAGACCAAGTACAAGCTTATTTTGAGAGCTCGGCTTCCTATTATAAATTATGGGGTTTTAAGGTTGCCATGAAATCAACCACTATGATTTTGAAGTTTACTCTGATTTTATTATGTATTAGTATGGTTTTATTATTTGGTTCTATTGCTGCTGCTTTTGCAATTGGTTCCTATTATGATAGTTATGCTAAAGGTTTTCTTATTGTTGGAGGGTTTTATTTTGTAACTACGTTATTAATTGCTATGATAAAAGACAAAGTAATTGAAGGTCCAATTTTAGCGAAATTTTCAGAAATCTTTTTTAACGATTAA
- a CDS encoding YtxH domain-containing protein, translating to MSNNTGNTIVAILVGAAIGAGIGILFAPDKGSKTREKLKDGFDDAKHNLQDKFHDVSEKLIGKVLVAKDDIDGNYENIVSTLSHKTEDVISFLENKLAELKLKNAKFQK from the coding sequence ATGTCAAATAATACGGGAAATACAATTGTAGCTATTTTAGTTGGTGCTGCTATAGGAGCAGGAATTGGAATTTTGTTTGCACCAGACAAAGGATCTAAAACTCGTGAAAAACTAAAAGATGGTTTTGATGATGCGAAACATAATCTTCAGGATAAATTTCATGATGTGTCTGAAAAATTAATTGGAAAAGTTTTAGTTGCCAAAGATGACATCGATGGAAATTACGAAAACATAGTTTCTACACTTAGTCATAAAACTGAAGATGTAATTTCATTTTTAGAAAACAAATTGGCAGAACTTAAATTAAAAAACGCTAAATTTCAAAAATAA
- a CDS encoding DUF6327 family protein produces MEPKKYSSYAEIDRDLEILKLEKEISYQKVVLSVQRTRDSITPENIINGFLAPYKEAIPNQLLSIIKSVVPYIISYFINRKRGN; encoded by the coding sequence ATGGAGCCTAAAAAATATTCTTCTTACGCAGAAATTGATCGTGATTTGGAAATCTTAAAATTAGAAAAAGAAATCAGTTATCAAAAGGTAGTTTTAAGTGTACAACGGACAAGGGATTCTATAACTCCAGAAAATATCATTAATGGTTTTTTGGCACCCTATAAAGAAGCGATTCCTAATCAGTTGCTTTCAATTATTAAATCGGTAGTTCCATATATAATCAGTTATTTTATAAACAGAAAAAGAGGCAATTAA